One part of the Bradyrhizobium sp. CB1650 genome encodes these proteins:
- a CDS encoding dienelactone hydrolase family protein → MNKTSLEYRDGAAELRGILVTDDSAAAKRPGIVLFPDARGIGTHAIACAERLAGLGFVVLVADLYGGGKTAPDVPQAIELMNALRADAARWRERAEAARLALARQEAVDATKLAAIGYCFGGTTALELARTGADLAAVVSFHGGFPNERPEDSAKIRARVLVCHGAADTLVSLTQLANFERDMRATSVDWQAHVYGGAAHGFTNPELIDQDVPNHAYHEAADRRSWAAMLGVFEEVFGLKLR, encoded by the coding sequence ATGAACAAGACTAGCCTCGAATACCGCGACGGCGCCGCCGAGCTTCGGGGCATTCTGGTCACCGATGACTCGGCTGCCGCAAAGCGCCCCGGCATAGTCCTCTTCCCCGACGCGCGCGGCATCGGCACGCATGCGATCGCCTGCGCGGAGCGGCTGGCCGGGCTTGGCTTCGTCGTGCTGGTGGCCGATCTCTATGGCGGTGGCAAGACGGCGCCCGACGTGCCGCAGGCGATCGAGCTGATGAATGCCTTGCGCGCTGACGCCGCGCGCTGGCGCGAGCGCGCCGAAGCGGCCCGCCTGGCCCTCGCGCGACAGGAAGCGGTCGACGCGACGAAGCTCGCAGCCATCGGCTATTGCTTCGGCGGCACCACAGCGCTGGAGCTGGCACGGACCGGCGCAGATCTTGCGGCGGTCGTCAGCTTCCATGGCGGCTTCCCAAACGAACGGCCGGAGGATTCGGCGAAGATCAGGGCCAGGGTGTTGGTGTGTCACGGTGCCGCCGACACGCTCGTATCCCTCACGCAGCTTGCCAATTTTGAGCGTGACATGCGCGCGACCAGCGTCGACTGGCAGGCCCATGTCTATGGCGGCGCGGCGCATGGCTTCACCAACCCCGAGCTCATCGATCAGGACGTGCCCAACCACGCCTATCATGAGGCGGCCGACCGCCGCTCATGGGCCGCTATGCTCGGCGTGTTCGAGGAGGTCTTCGGGTTGAAGCTGCGCTAA
- a CDS encoding helix-turn-helix domain-containing protein translates to MESLITAAARALDAGDPLGALNRVALRNDAPSLALRGIAMAQLGDLARAKTLLRSAARAFGPKEAVARARCVVAEAEIALVSRDLNWPPKTLAAARATLERHGDLVNAAHAGHIEARRLLLVGRLDEAELTLAGLGTAPLPPASQVVRELVVAGIAIRRLRTKDARTALDRAAKAARLAGIPALSAEVDSASLILDTPTARLIARGSEHPLLLGEVEKLATSAALVVDTFHHSVRRQGVVVSLGTRPVLFALARILAQAWPADVSRHALIAGAFRARHADESHRARLRVEIGRLRTQLKTLADVSATKQGFVLAPRKTRDVLVLARPVEEKHAALLAFLSDGEPWSSSALALALGMSPRTVQRALDELAKSNKVQSFGHGRARRWMTPPVPGFPTGLLLPGPLLKT, encoded by the coding sequence ATGGAGTCGCTGATTACGGCCGCGGCGCGGGCGCTCGACGCCGGCGATCCGCTCGGCGCCTTGAACCGGGTGGCGCTTCGCAACGATGCCCCTTCGCTCGCGCTGCGCGGGATCGCGATGGCGCAGCTCGGCGATCTCGCCCGGGCCAAGACGCTGCTGCGGAGCGCCGCACGCGCCTTCGGTCCGAAAGAGGCCGTCGCGCGCGCAAGATGCGTGGTTGCCGAGGCCGAGATCGCGCTCGTCTCTCGCGACCTGAATTGGCCGCCGAAGACGCTCGCGGCCGCGCGGGCTACGCTCGAAAGACATGGCGATCTCGTCAATGCCGCCCATGCAGGGCACATCGAGGCGCGCCGCCTTCTCCTGGTCGGGCGCCTCGACGAGGCCGAGCTCACGCTGGCCGGGCTCGGTACCGCACCACTCCCACCTGCATCGCAGGTCGTCCGCGAGCTCGTGGTCGCGGGCATCGCAATCAGGCGGCTCAGAACGAAAGACGCGCGCACCGCGCTCGACCGCGCGGCGAAGGCAGCGCGTCTGGCGGGAATCCCGGCACTCTCGGCCGAGGTCGACAGCGCTAGTCTCATCCTCGACACACCGACCGCACGCCTGATCGCGCGCGGCAGTGAACACCCGTTGCTGCTCGGGGAGGTCGAAAAGCTGGCGACCTCGGCGGCGCTCGTCGTGGACACGTTCCATCATTCCGTGCGCAGGCAAGGCGTGGTCGTGTCGCTCGGAACGCGGCCGGTGCTGTTCGCGCTTGCCCGCATCCTGGCGCAGGCGTGGCCCGCGGATGTCTCGCGACACGCGCTGATCGCTGGTGCGTTTCGAGCCAGACATGCCGATGAATCGCACCGCGCGCGGTTGCGGGTGGAGATTGGGCGGCTCCGCACGCAGCTCAAGACTCTGGCTGACGTGAGCGCGACGAAGCAGGGCTTTGTGCTGGCACCACGAAAGACGCGCGACGTCCTCGTGCTGGCACGGCCCGTCGAGGAAAAGCACGCGGCCCTGCTCGCCTTTCTCTCCGATGGCGAGCCGTGGTCGAGTTCGGCGCTCGCGCTGGCGCTTGGAATGAGCCCGCGCACGGTGCAGCGGGCCCTCGACGAGCTCGCGAAATCGAACAAGGTGCAGTCCTTCGGACACGGGCGCGCGCGCCGCTGGATGACCCCGCCTGTACCGGGTTTCCCGACAGGCTTGTTACTCCCGGGGCCGCTCCTGAAGACATAG
- a CDS encoding glutamine cyclotransferase: protein MKRSAAEIISEYGPFAGVESVHGVTYDGTHVWFASGDKLNAVDPTSGKVARSINVAAHAGTAFDGRHLFQIAEDRIQKIDAATGQVLTTIPAPGGGGDSGLAWAEGSLWVGQYRERKIHQVDPETGTVLRTIESKRFVTGVTWVDGELWHGTLENDESDVRRIDPETGKVLEQLDLPAGTVVTGLESDGGDRFFCGGGSHGNVKAIRRPRRGTRR from the coding sequence ATGAAACGTTCAGCCGCCGAAATCATCAGCGAGTACGGACCTTTTGCGGGCGTCGAGAGCGTGCACGGCGTCACCTATGACGGCACGCATGTCTGGTTCGCGTCCGGCGACAAGTTGAATGCGGTCGATCCGACAAGCGGCAAGGTCGCACGCTCCATCAATGTCGCCGCACATGCGGGAACGGCATTCGACGGTCGGCACCTGTTCCAGATCGCCGAGGATCGTATCCAGAAGATCGATGCTGCGACGGGCCAGGTGCTCACCACCATTCCGGCGCCCGGCGGCGGTGGCGATTCCGGACTTGCCTGGGCCGAGGGTTCGCTTTGGGTCGGGCAATATCGGGAGCGGAAGATCCATCAGGTCGATCCGGAAACAGGGACGGTTCTCCGCACCATCGAGAGCAAGCGCTTCGTGACGGGAGTCACCTGGGTCGACGGTGAGCTCTGGCACGGCACTTTGGAAAACGATGAAAGTGACGTGCGGCGGATCGATCCCGAAACGGGAAAGGTGCTGGAGCAGCTCGACCTGCCTGCCGGGACGGTCGTCACGGGACTGGAATCCGATGGCGGCGACCGCTTCTTCTGCGGGGGCGGAAGCCACGGCAATGTGAAAGCGATCCGCCGTCCCAGGCGGGGCACCCGGCGATGA
- a CDS encoding response regulator translates to MAIPSPNILVVEDDRETRTLIAKYLRNNACNVTAVSDGREMSRAMADHRVDLIILDVMLPGEDGLSLCRKVRAEAQTPIIMLTARGEDVDRIVGLEMGADDYLPKPFNPRELLARINAVLRRQAAAQAASAIEGVSTLTFEGWRIDLRLRELRNPEGARVAVTSAEFDLLRTFCERPGRVLSRDSLLDLTQGRNTGSFERSIDVLVSRIRRKIEPNPQDPTIIKTVRSGGYLFTPRTEAIRPEAVRTEAVTTPLSN, encoded by the coding sequence ATGGCTATTCCCTCGCCCAACATCCTGGTCGTCGAGGACGACCGCGAAACCCGGACGTTGATTGCGAAGTACCTGCGCAACAACGCCTGCAACGTCACCGCCGTCAGCGACGGCCGCGAGATGTCGCGCGCCATGGCCGACCACCGCGTCGACCTCATCATCCTCGACGTCATGCTGCCCGGCGAGGACGGGCTGAGCCTGTGCCGCAAGGTGCGCGCGGAAGCGCAGACGCCGATCATCATGCTGACCGCGCGCGGCGAGGACGTCGATCGCATCGTCGGCCTCGAGATGGGCGCCGACGACTATTTGCCGAAGCCGTTCAATCCGCGCGAGCTGCTCGCGCGCATCAACGCGGTGCTGCGCCGCCAAGCGGCGGCACAGGCCGCAAGCGCGATCGAAGGCGTGAGCACGCTGACTTTCGAGGGCTGGCGCATCGACCTGCGCCTGCGCGAATTGCGCAATCCGGAAGGCGCGCGCGTCGCGGTGACCAGCGCCGAGTTCGATCTGCTCAGGACATTCTGCGAGCGGCCCGGCCGCGTGCTGTCGCGCGACAGCCTGCTCGACCTCACGCAGGGGCGCAACACCGGTTCGTTCGAGCGCTCCATCGACGTGCTGGTCAGCCGCATCCGCCGCAAGATCGAACCCAATCCGCAGGATCCGACCATCATCAAGACGGTCCGCTCCGGCGGCTACCTGTTCACGCCGAGAACTGAAGCAATAAGACCTGAAGCAGTGAGAACCGAAGCGGTCACGACGCCCCTGAGCAACTAA
- a CDS encoding methyltransferase domain-containing protein — MAKIMNLDDTQQLDLDRGTVEQAYDRWAPVYDLVFGGVFAKGRQAAIAATNKIGGRVLEVGVGTGISLPLYAPHVRIFGTDISEAMLDKARRRVRDQRLKNVEGLAVMDAEKLEFPDNSFDVVMAQYVVTAVPNPEKALDEFARVLRPGGELIILTRVSADAGMRRFIEQKLQPVVRPLGFRTAEFAWSRYAKWLAGAHGVELAERRLIPPLGHFSLVRFRKVEVAKAA; from the coding sequence ATGGCTAAGATCATGAACCTCGACGACACCCAGCAGCTTGACCTCGACCGCGGCACGGTCGAGCAGGCCTATGACCGCTGGGCGCCCGTCTACGACCTCGTGTTCGGCGGCGTGTTCGCCAAGGGCCGGCAGGCCGCGATCGCGGCGACCAACAAGATCGGCGGTCGCGTGCTCGAGGTCGGCGTCGGTACCGGCATCTCGCTGCCGCTCTACGCGCCGCACGTTCGCATCTTCGGCACCGACATTTCGGAAGCGATGCTCGACAAGGCGCGCCGCCGCGTGAGGGACCAGAGGCTGAAGAACGTCGAGGGGCTCGCGGTGATGGACGCCGAGAAGCTCGAATTCCCGGACAATTCCTTCGACGTCGTGATGGCGCAATACGTCGTCACCGCCGTGCCGAACCCGGAGAAGGCGCTGGACGAGTTCGCCCGCGTGCTGCGCCCCGGCGGCGAGCTGATCATCCTCACCCGCGTCAGCGCTGATGCCGGCATGCGCCGCTTCATCGAGCAGAAGCTGCAGCCGGTGGTGCGTCCGCTCGGCTTCCGCACCGCCGAGTTCGCCTGGTCGCGCTACGCGAAATGGCTCGCCGGCGCCCATGGCGTCGAGCTCGCGGAGCGCCGCCTGATCCCGCCGCTCGGCCATTTCTCGCTGGTGCGCTTCCGCAAGGTCGAGGTCGCCAAGGCGGCATGA
- a CDS encoding DUF899 domain-containing protein, producing MTTSVENGPNDGQLVMHTPPVVSPQDWEAARQQLLVKEKAHTRARDALAAERRRMPWMAVDKTYAFDAPAGKVSLLDLFQGRRQLIVYRAFFEPGVFGWPDHACRGCSMVADQVAHVSHLNARDTTLVFASRASQADIARLKKQMGWTMPWVTITDSFDADFGVDEWHGTNVFYRDGDRVFRTYFIKSRGDEQMGGTWNYLDITPLGRQEVWEDSPQGYPQTPTYKWWNWHDSYVEGAAPDKRWVEVSDAGEKAFRDEAAGTKT from the coding sequence ATGACGACATCAGTTGAAAACGGACCGAACGACGGACAGCTTGTCATGCACACACCACCGGTGGTGTCGCCGCAAGACTGGGAGGCAGCCCGTCAGCAACTGCTCGTAAAAGAAAAGGCACATACCCGCGCCCGCGACGCCCTGGCCGCAGAGCGCCGGCGAATGCCGTGGATGGCCGTGGACAAGACCTATGCATTCGACGCGCCCGCGGGCAAGGTCAGTTTGCTCGATCTGTTCCAGGGCCGGCGGCAGCTCATCGTCTACCGCGCCTTCTTCGAGCCCGGGGTGTTCGGCTGGCCCGATCACGCGTGCCGGGGCTGCTCGATGGTCGCCGACCAGGTCGCCCATGTCTCGCACCTGAACGCCCGCGACACCACCCTTGTCTTCGCCTCGCGTGCATCCCAGGCGGATATCGCGCGGCTGAAGAAGCAAATGGGCTGGACGATGCCGTGGGTCACCATCACCGACAGTTTCGACGCCGACTTCGGTGTGGACGAATGGCATGGAACGAACGTGTTCTACCGTGACGGCGACCGCGTCTTCCGCACCTATTTCATCAAGAGCCGCGGCGACGAGCAGATGGGCGGCACCTGGAATTACCTCGACATCACGCCGCTCGGCCGGCAGGAAGTGTGGGAGGACTCGCCGCAAGGTTATCCTCAGACACCGACCTACAAGTGGTGGAACTGGCACGATAGCTACGTCGAAGGCGCCGCGCCCGACAAGAGGTGGGTCGAGGTGTCGGATGCTGGCGAGAAGGCGTTCCGCGACGAAGCCGCGGGCACGAAGACGTGA
- a CDS encoding DUF4403 family protein → MRLTLNLKTVLIAVAVIAASFFISLKTMDWLSSPATGPAPAVAQLPPLPPVSKSSIVVAPVAIALSAIREQAEKAAPRNFAGKADNPISQILENADIGWSAMRGPISAVGDKDVLTLSTPLSGKLNVTGSLSSKATGALGEALGSVLGGNAAKQIGAVNIKNLNASAEIKGNVVITSRPKLAAAWYLEPNLGAQVNLGDTNLSVAGARVNVPAQVKPLIDKTVDDQLNAAAERIRNDPSLRESAKAQWTKACRSIPLQGSGSSAALPQLWLEMKPIRAIAAQPRVDAKAVTLLLGLEAETRVTATQTKPNCPFPDKISIVPPTGTGVNIGVPIDVPFTEINKLVAAQMVGHTYPEDGSGPVDVTVKSVNVVPSGDRLLISLLVRAKEKKSWLGLGAEATVHIWGRPMLDQAQQTLRLADIQLAVESEAAFGLLGTAARAVVPQMQQALMQKATLDLKPIAANAREKIAAAIADYQKTDDGVRVEAKIDSLTLADIAFDSNTLRVIAEAGGSLNVSVTKLQ, encoded by the coding sequence ATGCGACTAACGTTGAACTTGAAGACCGTGCTGATCGCCGTCGCCGTGATCGCGGCGTCGTTTTTCATCAGCCTGAAGACGATGGACTGGCTGTCATCCCCCGCCACCGGGCCGGCGCCCGCGGTGGCGCAACTGCCGCCGCTGCCGCCGGTCTCGAAGAGCTCGATCGTGGTGGCGCCGGTGGCCATCGCGCTGTCGGCGATCCGGGAACAGGCCGAGAAAGCCGCGCCGCGCAATTTCGCCGGCAAGGCCGACAATCCGATCTCGCAGATCCTGGAGAACGCCGATATCGGCTGGTCGGCGATGCGCGGGCCGATCTCGGCCGTCGGCGACAAGGACGTGCTGACGCTGTCGACGCCGCTCAGCGGCAAGCTGAACGTGACGGGATCGCTGTCGTCGAAGGCCACCGGCGCGCTCGGCGAGGCGCTCGGCAGCGTGCTCGGCGGCAATGCCGCAAAGCAGATCGGCGCGGTCAACATCAAGAACCTGAATGCCAGCGCCGAGATCAAGGGCAACGTGGTCATCACCTCGCGCCCGAAGCTCGCGGCGGCCTGGTATCTCGAGCCCAATCTCGGCGCCCAGGTCAATCTCGGCGACACCAATCTCTCGGTCGCCGGCGCCAGGGTCAACGTGCCGGCGCAGGTGAAGCCGCTGATCGACAAGACAGTCGACGACCAGCTCAACGCCGCCGCTGAACGTATCCGCAACGATCCGAGCCTGCGCGAGAGCGCGAAGGCGCAATGGACCAAGGCCTGCCGCTCGATCCCGCTGCAAGGCTCGGGCTCCTCCGCCGCGCTCCCGCAACTCTGGCTCGAGATGAAGCCGATCCGCGCGATCGCGGCCCAGCCGCGCGTCGATGCAAAGGCCGTGACGCTCCTGCTCGGCCTCGAAGCCGAGACGCGCGTCACCGCAACACAAACCAAGCCCAATTGCCCCTTCCCCGACAAGATCTCGATCGTGCCGCCGACCGGCACCGGCGTGAACATCGGCGTGCCGATCGACGTGCCTTTCACCGAGATCAACAAGCTCGTCGCCGCGCAAATGGTCGGGCACACCTATCCCGAGGACGGCTCCGGCCCGGTCGACGTCACCGTGAAGAGCGTCAACGTTGTCCCGTCGGGCGACCGGCTCCTGATCTCGCTTCTGGTGCGCGCCAAGGAGAAGAAGAGCTGGCTCGGCCTCGGCGCGGAGGCGACCGTGCACATCTGGGGCCGGCCGATGCTCGACCAGGCACAGCAGACGCTGCGGCTTGCCGATATCCAGCTCGCGGTGGAGTCCGAGGCGGCATTCGGCCTGTTGGGAACGGCCGCGCGCGCGGTGGTGCCGCAAATGCAGCAGGCGCTCATGCAGAAGGCGACGCTCGACCTGAAGCCGATCGCCGCCAACGCGCGCGAGAAGATCGCCGCCGCGATCGCCGACTACCAGAAGACCGATGACGGCGTGCGCGTCGAGGCCAAGATCGACAGCCTGACGCTCGCCGACATCGCGTTCGATTCCAACACGCTGCGCGTGATCGCGGAAGCCGGCGGCTCGCTCAACGTGTCCGTGACGAAGCTGCAATAG
- a CDS encoding c-type cytochrome: MEAQMQPDRQAALNRWMRLIAAVSLTWLLSAPASLAQQSKAAGDEAAQQAFNNSCRTCHSVKEGDNRLGPNLNKIVGRKAGSLPNYNYSPAMKDAGFVWDKDKLTRFIVKPDEVVSGNKMQPYGGVSPEEAAKVVAYLQSASGTQ, from the coding sequence ATGGAGGCGCAGATGCAACCGGATCGGCAAGCGGCGCTGAACAGATGGATGCGCTTGATCGCCGCCGTCTCATTGACATGGCTGCTGTCAGCGCCTGCGTCCCTCGCGCAGCAATCAAAGGCGGCCGGCGATGAGGCGGCTCAGCAGGCCTTCAACAATTCATGCCGCACCTGTCACTCCGTGAAGGAGGGCGACAACCGCCTGGGTCCCAACCTCAACAAGATCGTCGGAAGGAAGGCAGGCTCGCTGCCGAACTACAACTACTCCCCCGCGATGAAGGATGCAGGCTTCGTCTGGGACAAGGACAAGCTCACGCGCTTCATCGTCAAGCCGGACGAGGTCGTGTCGGGCAACAAGATGCAGCCTTATGGCGGCGTCTCCCCGGAGGAAGCGGCCAAAGTGGTTGCCTATCTGCAATCGGCGTCCGGCACGCAATAG
- a CDS encoding L,D-transpeptidase produces the protein MFNLDTFKTYSRAVAVGAVAISAIAFAGPAKAAPVQLFPFFQPLPMTAPQPVQPYQPYQATPYQAAPSEDQDSVEIPARFRRQTVTYATREAPGTIIIDTPNTYLYYVLGGGQAIRYGIGVGRDGFTWSGVQSVTRKAEWPDWTPPPEMIARQPYLPRHMAGGPGNPLGARAMYLGGTIYRIHGTNAPETIGKHVSSGCIRLTNQDVTDLYSRVSVGAKVVVRPMTERRAELGSATR, from the coding sequence ATGTTCAATCTGGACACGTTCAAGACGTATTCGCGCGCCGTTGCCGTTGGCGCAGTCGCGATCTCCGCGATCGCGTTCGCCGGCCCCGCCAAGGCGGCGCCCGTGCAGCTCTTCCCCTTCTTCCAGCCGCTGCCGATGACCGCGCCACAGCCGGTGCAGCCCTATCAGCCCTACCAGGCGACGCCCTATCAGGCCGCGCCGTCCGAGGATCAGGACAGCGTCGAGATACCGGCGCGCTTCCGCCGCCAGACCGTCACTTACGCGACGCGCGAGGCGCCGGGCACCATCATCATCGATACGCCCAACACCTATCTCTATTACGTGCTCGGAGGCGGCCAGGCCATTCGCTACGGCATCGGCGTCGGCCGCGACGGCTTCACCTGGTCCGGCGTCCAGTCGGTGACCAGGAAGGCTGAGTGGCCGGATTGGACCCCGCCGCCGGAAATGATCGCCCGCCAGCCCTATCTGCCGCGCCACATGGCAGGCGGTCCCGGCAATCCGCTCGGGGCCCGCGCCATGTATCTCGGCGGCACCATCTATCGCATCCACGGCACCAACGCGCCCGAGACGATCGGCAAGCACGTCTCCTCCGGCTGCATCCGCCTGACCAATCAGGACGTCACCGACCTCTACTCCCGCGTCAGCGTCGGCGCCAAGGTCGTGGTGCGGCCGATGACGGAACGCCGCGCGGAGCTCGGCAGCGCAACGCGGTGA
- a CDS encoding glycosyltransferase family 1 protein, with product MRVLIATDAWHPQVNGVVRTLTSLAHAAKALDADIEFLTPDGFPSWPLPTYPGLRIALPRAKEIARRIEKAAPEALHIATEGPIGWAARAYCRRNRLAFTTSYTTRFPEYVSVRTGIPASVGYAALRHFHDAAAMTMVATPSLRQELAERGFKRLGFWTRGVDTNLFNPDNPAKLDLPRPIFMTMGRVAVEKNLEAFLSLDLPGTKVVVGDGPQRAQLEKRYPDAVFLGEKKGADLTSHLAAADVFVFPSLTDTFGVVQLEALACGTPVAAFPVTGPKDVIADHPIGAIDHDLRAACLRALTMSRESCRNFALERSWENSARQFVGNLTSLQPSRILRASPVMARRPVRG from the coding sequence ATGCGGGTATTAATCGCGACTGACGCTTGGCATCCGCAGGTCAACGGCGTGGTCCGGACGTTGACCTCGCTGGCGCACGCAGCCAAAGCGCTCGACGCCGACATCGAATTCCTCACCCCCGACGGCTTCCCGTCGTGGCCGCTGCCGACCTATCCGGGCCTGCGCATCGCGCTGCCGAGGGCCAAGGAGATCGCGCGGCGGATCGAGAAGGCAGCGCCGGAAGCCCTGCACATTGCGACCGAAGGCCCGATCGGCTGGGCCGCGCGCGCCTATTGCCGCCGCAACCGACTCGCCTTCACCACCTCCTACACCACGCGCTTTCCGGAATATGTCTCGGTGCGAACCGGCATCCCCGCTAGCGTCGGCTATGCCGCGCTGCGCCACTTCCACGACGCCGCCGCCATGACCATGGTGGCGACGCCGTCGCTGCGTCAGGAGCTTGCCGAGCGCGGCTTCAAGCGGCTCGGCTTCTGGACGCGCGGCGTCGATACCAACCTGTTCAATCCCGACAATCCGGCAAAGCTCGATTTGCCGCGGCCGATCTTCATGACTATGGGCCGCGTGGCGGTGGAGAAGAATCTCGAAGCCTTCCTCTCGCTCGATCTGCCCGGCACCAAGGTCGTCGTCGGCGACGGACCGCAGCGGGCGCAGCTCGAAAAGAGGTATCCCGACGCCGTCTTCCTCGGCGAGAAGAAGGGCGCGGATCTCACCTCGCATCTCGCCGCCGCCGACGTCTTCGTGTTCCCGAGCCTCACCGACACCTTTGGCGTGGTGCAACTCGAGGCACTCGCCTGCGGCACGCCGGTTGCGGCCTTTCCGGTCACGGGACCCAAGGACGTCATCGCCGACCATCCGATCGGCGCGATCGACCACGACCTGCGCGCCGCTTGCTTGCGTGCGCTCACCATGTCGCGCGAGAGCTGCCGCAATTTCGCGCTCGAGCGTTCCTGGGAGAACAGTGCGCGTCAGTTCGTCGGCAATCTCACCTCACTTCAGCCCAGCCGCATCCTGCGCGCCTCGCCGGTCATGGCGCGGCGGCCGGTGCGCGGTTGA
- a CDS encoding PRC-barrel domain-containing protein — protein sequence MLIKSIAAGLAGTALLATVAFAQSPPAQSPTATTDKAPTAAATTTTSASNEWRASKMSGLKVYNDANENIGSINDLLMDKSGAIKIAVIGVGGFLGMGEHLVAVPYEKLKFADEAVAYSGTGTGMSPGGAKPPASTTTGAATGTDKTATTPTKPSKTWYPDHAVFNASKDELKNMPEFKYSE from the coding sequence ATGTTGATCAAATCGATCGCGGCCGGCCTCGCCGGGACCGCGCTGCTGGCGACTGTAGCGTTTGCACAATCGCCGCCTGCACAATCGCCGACCGCGACCACCGACAAGGCTCCGACCGCGGCAGCGACGACCACCACCTCGGCGTCGAACGAGTGGCGTGCATCGAAGATGTCGGGCCTGAAGGTCTACAATGACGCCAACGAGAACATCGGCTCGATCAACGATCTGCTGATGGACAAGAGCGGTGCCATCAAGATCGCCGTGATCGGCGTCGGCGGCTTCCTCGGCATGGGCGAGCATCTCGTCGCCGTGCCCTACGAGAAGCTGAAGTTCGCCGACGAGGCCGTCGCCTACAGCGGCACCGGCACCGGTATGAGCCCGGGTGGTGCCAAGCCCCCGGCATCGACGACGACGGGCGCTGCGACCGGCACCGACAAGACCGCGACGACCCCGACCAAGCCGTCGAAAACGTGGTATCCGGACCACGCCGTGTTCAACGCGTCCAAGGACGAGCTGAAGAACATGCCCGAGTTCAAGTACTCGGAGTGA